The Tenrec ecaudatus isolate mTenEca1 chromosome 6, mTenEca1.hap1, whole genome shotgun sequence genome has a window encoding:
- the LOC142450381 gene encoding ras-related protein Rab-1B, which translates to MNPEYDYLFKLLLIGDSGVGKSCLLLRFADDTYTESYISTIGVDFKIRTIELDGKTIKLQIWDTAGQERFRTITSSYYRGAHGIIVVYDVTDQESYANVKQWLQEIDRYASENVNKLLVGNKSDLTTKKVVDNTTAKEFSDSLGIPFLETSAKNATNVEQAFMTMAAEIKKRMGPGAASGGERPNLKIDSTPVKPAGGGCC; encoded by the coding sequence atgaACCCCGAATATGACTACCTGTTTAAGCTGCTTTTGATCGGTGACTCGGGCGTGGGCAAGTCCTGCCTCCTGCTGCGCTTTGCTGATGACACATATACAGAAAGCTACATCAGCACCATCGGCGTGGACTTCAAGATCCGCACTATTGAACTAGACGGCAAGACCATCAAACTGCAGATTTGGGACACAGCTGGCCAGGAACGGTTCCGGACGATCACTTCCAGCTACTACCGGGGAGCCCACGGCATCATCGTGGTATATGACGTCACTGACCAGGAGTCATATGCCAACGTGAAGCAGTGGCTACAGGAAATCGACCGCTATGCCAGCGAGAACGTCAACAAGCTCCTGGTGGGCAACAAGAGTGACCTCACCACCAAGAAGGTGGTGGACAACACCACAGCCAAGGAGTTCTCAGACTCTCTGGGAATCCCCTTCCTGGAGACCAGCGCCAAGAACGCCACCAATGTGGAGCAGGCCTTCATGACCATGGCCGCGGAGATCAAAAAGCGGATGGGGCCTGGGGCTGCCTCGGGGGGTGAGCGGCCCAACCTCAAGATCGACAGCACCCCTGTGAAGCCTGCAGGTGGCGGCTGTTGTTAG